A genome region from Arachis duranensis cultivar V14167 chromosome 6, aradu.V14167.gnm2.J7QH, whole genome shotgun sequence includes the following:
- the LOC107492478 gene encoding indole-3-acetic acid-induced protein ARG2, protein MARSFANSKALSSLLQNQISKALTASRGYAATATGSVAARRGGGASSAIRSKKSSSSGEEKGEKVSWVPDPVTGYYKPENIKEIDVAELRASLLNKK, encoded by the coding sequence ATGGCACGCTCTTTCGCTAACTCCAAGGCTCTCTCATCCCTCCTTCAAAACCAAATCTCGAAGGCTCTCACCGCCTCCCGTGGCTACGCTGCCACGGCAACAGGAAGCGTAGCAGCAAGAAGGGGAGGAGGAGCGTCCAGCGCCATCAGAAGCAAGAAGTCTTCTTCTTCAGGGgaagagaagggagagaaggTTTCATGGGTGCCTGATCCTGTCACTGGCTACTACAAACCCGAGAACATCAAGGAGATCGACGTTGCCGAATTGCGTGCCTCCCTTCTCAACAAAAAATGA